From Helicoverpa armigera isolate CAAS_96S chromosome 19, ASM3070526v1, whole genome shotgun sequence, one genomic window encodes:
- the LOC126054810 gene encoding LOW QUALITY PROTEIN: hamartin (The sequence of the model RefSeq protein was modified relative to this genomic sequence to represent the inferred CDS: inserted 6 bases in 6 codons; deleted 2 bases in 1 codon): protein MLAACEAGEVFALLEGGAGGARDAADALAALYAAVREPWLTRALLAYHARTASARALDLLARAPDLHARHLLDALQDQLGADRAARAHALAALAPLVARRPPWLHRLPAHPLARALLRAARHERDALPLLHALLALAALLPAAPALATAHPAELAEALLRPAALEPAPPATRAHLQLAQLALFHALYATHPCTLLEALRAQAAELSAGAARDAWERGVTVLAESVRLHPALVTGSRLREADPARWARSEPHDVLADCRRLSLHARAEDSAPSPLPAPPCRLRRPPPRAGAGVGAHAARSAGGLRPGAEPWFPLSDRCGADSAPHTPLPSEADAAEPPEAAVEATPENTPARETRAQFRXPGESGAVRAIGRRSRPASPPRKETSPAPGEAYAARLARVAQERRAADSPVLFAXPPPAGAVARPEPACRAPXLALEPLNGEDREVLELTSRADAEWEGGAGSGRARVRCGTRARGPAGRRRRAGPRRAASCEGRLAGGARVSVAVQTVDTWPEPYEFIIADYLRAIPDDSRRSCGESSQPSERLDAYMAELYAGRARPTADLSEQLALAHAQLMYERWRRDAHAERNRRLLGRCRQVRALELHNAALADRARAAARERDELRARPPAAAPRRPRPPRSTRSSPPSARAPPRRALREAEALRALDAAELQXRGESFEAARHERAALAAERRAEXVRRELLVLAEREXRLARRRGPAPAPEDRALRAALARGGGGGGEAARADAATARAHELEAALAARDATVAELKRAARLAAEEGAARLRATRDKYAALLRVLRATEARQLERLASAELAPEAERS, encoded by the exons ATGCTGGCGGCGTGCGAGGCGGGCGAGGTGTTCGCCCTGCTggagggcggcgcgggcggaGCGCGCGACGCCGCCGACGCGCTGGCCGCGCTCTACGCCGCCGTGCGCGAGCCCTGGCTCACCCGCGCCCTGCTCGCCTACCACGCGCGCACCGCCTCCGCGCGGGCGCTCGACCTGCTCGCGCGAGCCCCCGACCTGCACGCGCGGCACCTGCTCGACGCGCTGCAGGACCAGCTCGGCGCCgaccgcgccgcccgcgcacacGCCCTCGCCGCGCTCGCGCCGCTCGTGGCGCGCCGCCCGCCCTGGCTGCACCGCCTGCCCGCGCACCCGCTAGCACGCGCCCTGCTGCGCGCCGCGCGACACGAGCGCGACGCGCTGCCGCTGCTGCacgcgctgctggcgctggcggcgctgctgcccgccgcgcccgcgctcgCCACCGCGCACCCCGCCGAGCTGGCCGAGGCGCTGCTGCGCCCCGCCGCGCTcgagcccgcgccgcccgccacgCGCGCGCACCTGCAGCTCGCGCAGCTGGCGCTCTTCCACGCGCTCTACGCCACGCACCCCTGCACGCTGCTGGAGGCGCTGCGCGCGCAGGCCGCCGAGCTGTCCGCCGGCGCCGCGCGCGACGCCTGGGAGCGCGGCGTCACCGTGCTGGCCGAGTCCGTGCGCCTGCACCCCGCGCTCGTCACCGGCAGCCGCCTGCGCGAGGCCGACCCCGCGCGCTGGGCGCGCAGCGAGCCGCACGACGTGCTGGCCGACTGCCGCCGCCTGTCGCTGCACGCGCGCGCCGAGGACTCCGCGCCGTCGCCGCTGCCCGCGCCGCCGTGCCGGCTGCGCCGGCCGCCGCCCCGAGCCGGCGCCGGGGTCGGCGCGCACGCCGCGCGCTCGGCCGGCGGGCTGCGGCCCGGCGCCGAGCCCTGGTTCCCGCTGAGCGACCGCTGCGGCGCCGACTCCGCGCCGCACACGCCGCTGCCGAGCGAGGCGGACGCGGCCGAGCCGCCCGAGGCGGCGGTGGAGGCCACGCCGGAGAACACGCCGGCGCGGGAGACGCGCGCACAGTTCC TTCCGGGCGAGTCGGGCGCCGTGCGCGCCATCGGGCGGCGCTCGCGGCCCGCGTCGCCGCCGCGCAAGGAGACGTCCCCG GCGCCGGGCGAGGCGTACGCGGCGCGACTGGCGCGCGTGGCGCaggagcggcgcgcggcggacTCGCCCGTGCTGttcg cgccgccgccggccgGCGCCGTGGCGCGGCCCGAGCCCGCGTGCCGGGCGC CGCTGGCGCTGGAGCCGCTCAACGGCGAGGACCGTGAGGTGCTGGAGCTGACGTCGCGCGCGGACGCCGAGTGGGAGGGCGGCGCGGGCTCCGGGCGGGCGCGCGTGCGGTGCGGGACCCGCGCGCGGGGCCCCGCgggccggcggcggcgcgcgggccCCAGGCGCGCGGCGTCGTGCGAGGGCCGgctggcgggcggcgcgcgggtGTCGGTGGCGGTGCAGACGGTGGACACGTGGCCGGAGCCCTACGAGTTCATCATCGCGGACTACTTGCGCGCGATCCCCGACGACTCGCGCCGCTCG TGCGGCGAGTCCAGCCAGCCCAGCGAGCGCCTCGACGCCTACATGGCGGAGCTGTACGCCGGCCGCGCCAGACCCACCGCCGACCTCAGCGAGCAGCTCGCGCTCGCGCACGCGCAGCTCATGTACGAGCGCTGGCGCCGCGACGCGCACGCCGAGCGCAACCGCCGCCTGCTCGGCCGCTGTCGCCAGGTGCGCGCGCTCGAGCTGCACAACGCCGCGCTCGCCGaccgcgcgcgcgccgccgcccgcgagCGCGACGAGCTGCGAGCCCGGccccccgccgccgcgccgcgccgcccgcgcccgccgcgctcgaCGCGCAGCTCGCCGCCGAGCGCGCGCGCGCCACCGCGCCGAGCGCTGCGCGAGGCCGAGGCGCTGCGGGCGCTGGACGCGGCTGAGCTGC CGCGCGGCGAGTCCTTCGAGGCGGCGCGCCACGAGCGCGCCGCGCTGGCGGCCGAGCGCCGCGCCG CAGTGCGGCGCGAGCTGCTGGTGCTGGCGGAGCGCG CGCGCctggcgcggcggcgcggcccgGCGCCGGCGCCCGAGGACCGCGCGCTGCGGGCGGCGCTGGCGCGCGGAGGCGGAGGCGGAGGCGAGGCGGCGCGCGCGGACGCGGcgacggcgcgggcgcacgaGCTGgaggcggcgctggcggcgcgcgACGCGACGGTGGCGGAGCTGAAGCGCGCGGCGCGGCTGGCGGCGGAGGAGGGCGCGGCGCGGCTGCGGGCGACGCGCGACAAGTACGCGGCGCTGCTGCGCGTGCTGCGCGCGACGGAGGCGCGGCAGCTGGAGCGGCTGGCGAGCGCGGAGCTGGCGCCCGAGGCCGAGCGCAGCTAG
- the LOC110380383 gene encoding rho GTPase-activating protein Graf isoform X3 — translation MGVGLQPLEFTECLADSPQFRENLQRHEKELERTSQQIKRLIKEVKDVVQAAKPGARTRADHPAARALPQGAHRRRQGGQEEVRQEDCQVLPEPGAHALALHQEAGGRLPGGGRGDGHGGARLLPGVAGVRVPAAGGAGAQEVRAGGDAAGLRVRLVDLPPHRARRARRRRAARQGLAAAHPAEAFGTTTWSKQYCTYEKASRQLSLTPYNQMNVKTSGGTEALAVCGARACAEPVERRFCWECVPDERERPALVLQALGERDRAAWLAALREPGARAAPPAPPPAPAALDDAGFAFVRRVLAAIEARGLEEQGLYRVAGVASKVARLVACAAPGRRLPPLDDPLHWETKTLTSALKSYLRALPDPLLTRALHAQFLAVAKCERRGERAAGVAALVRALPPHNREMLTLVLRHLRKVAARSDKNLMSASNLAVCFGPTLLRAERETVASILELKFYNVLVETLLELPDDLAPPPHAPHQPPHQPPHLQPLRTSPTAMASAGAGERADVCVQLCERVLAPRYSPQHATLLAQMARPGRSSSSSAESVSSPGASPLPARGVAWRVRTLYACLGESEGELSFEPNQIITNVSASGEPGWLRGTLNGKTGLVPENYVEPLP, via the exons ATGGGCGTGGGCCTGCAGCCGCTCGAGTTCACCGAGTGCCTCGCGGACAGCCCGCAGTTCCGGGAGAACCTGCAGAGGCACGAGAAGGAGTTGGAGCGCACCAGCCAACAGATCAAGCGCCTCATCAAAGAAGTCAAGGATGTGGTGCAGGCCGCCAAGC CTGGGGCGCGCACACGAGCAGATCATCCAGCCGCTCGAGCGCTTCCGCAAGGAGCACATCGGCGCCGTCAAGGAGGGCAAGAAGAAGTTCGACAAGAAGACTGCCAAGTTCTGCCAGAGCCAGGAGCGCACGCTCTCGCTCTCCACCAAGAAGCCGGAGGCCGTCTTCCAGGAG GCGGACGCGGCGATGGACATGGCGGAGCGCGACTTCTGCCAGGCGTCGCTGGAGTACGTGTTCCAGCTGCAGGCGGTGCAGGAGCGCAAGAAGTTCGAGCTGGTGGAGACGCTGCTGGGCTTCGTGTTCGGCTGGTGGACCTTCCACCACACCGCGCACGACGTGCACGCCGACGCCGAGCCGCGCGTCAAGGACTTGCAGCTGCGCATCCAGCGG AGGCGTTCGGCACGACGACGTGGAGCAAGCAGTACTGCACGTACGAGAAGGCGTCGCGGCAGCTGTCGCTGACGCCGTACAACCAGATGAACGTGAAGACGTCGGGCGGCACGGAGGCGCTGGCGGTGTGCGGCGCGCGCGCCTGCGCCGAGCCCGTGGAGCGCCGCTTCTGCTGGGAGTGCGTGCCCGACGAGCGCGAGCGGCCCGCGCTGGTGCTGCAGGCGCTGGGCGAGCGCGACCGCGCCGCCTGGCTGGCGGCGCTGCGCGAGCcgggcgcccgcgccgcgccgcccgcgccgccgcccgcgcccgccgcgctgGACGACGCGGGCTTCGCCTTCGTGCGGCGCGTGCTGGCCGCCATCGAGGCGCGCGGCCTGGAGGAGCAGGGCCTGTACCGCGTGGCGGGCGTGGCCAGCAAGGTGGCGCGCCTCGTGGCCTGCGCCGCGCCCGGCCGCCGCCTGCCGCCGCTGGACGACCCGCTGCACTGGGAGACCAAGACGCTCACCTCGGCGCTCAAGAGCTACCTGCGCGCGCTGCCCGACCCGCTGCTCACGCGCGCGCTGCACGCGCAGTTCCTCGCCGTGGCCa AGTGCGAGAGGCGCGGGGAGCGGGCGGCGGGCGTGGCGGCGCTGGTGCGGGCGCTGCCGCCGCACAACCGGGAGATGCTGACGCTCGTGCTGCGACATCTGCGCAA GGTGGCGGCGCGCAGCGACAAGAACCTGATGTCTGCGTCGAACCTGGCGGTGTGCTTCGGGCCCACGCTGCTGCGCGCCGAGCGCGAGACCGTCGCCTCCATCCTCGAGCTCAAGTTCTACAACGTGCTCGTGGAGACGCTGCTGGAGCTGCCCGACGACCTGGCGCCGCCGCCCCACGCGCCCCACCAGCCGCCCCACCAGCCGCCCCACCTGCAGCCGCTCAG GACGTCGCCGACGGCGATGGCGAGTGCGGGCGCGGGCGAGCGCGCGGACGTGTGCGTGCAGCTGTGCGAGCGCGTGCTGGCGCCGCGCTACTCGCCGCAGCACGCGACGCTGCTGGCGCAGATGGCGCGGCCGGGCCGCTCCAGCAGCTCGTCGGCGGAGTCGGTGTCGTCGCCGGGCGCGTCGCCGCTGCCGGCGCGGGGCGTCGCCTGGCGCGTGCGCACGCTGTACGCGTGTCTGGGCGAGAGCGAGGGCGAGCTGTCCTTCGAGCCCAACCAGATCATCACGAACGTGTCGGCGTCGGGCGAGCCGGGCTGGCTGCGCGGCACGCTCAACGGCAAGACGGGGCTGGTGCCCGAGAACTACGTCGAGCCGCTGCCCTGA
- the LOC110380383 gene encoding rho GTPase-activating protein Graf isoform X1 produces the protein MGVGLQPLEFTECLADSPQFRENLQRHEKELERTSQQIKRLIKEVKDVVQAAKRLGAAQQALATSMEQFEFACIGASMTEDERVISRSLHHFATLIRTIEDERDRMLGRAHEQIIQPLERFRKEHIGAVKEGKKKFDKKTAKFCQSQERTLSLSTKKPEAVFQEADAAMDMAERDFCQASLEYVFQLQAVQERKKFELVETLLGFVFGWWTFHHTAHDVHADAEPRVKDLQLRIQRTRTNFEEMSKQTESLMKKMMEVRQMHKEEQAADEPGGADSRAGYLFLMEKKAFGTTTWSKQYCTYEKASRQLSLTPYNQMNVKTSGGTEALAVCGARACAEPVERRFCWECVPDERERPALVLQALGERDRAAWLAALREPGARAAPPAPPPAPAALDDAGFAFVRRVLAAIEARGLEEQGLYRVAGVASKVARLVACAAPGRRLPPLDDPLHWETKTLTSALKSYLRALPDPLLTRALHAQFLAVAKCERRGERAAGVAALVRALPPHNREMLTLVLRHLRKVAARSDKNLMSASNLAVCFGPTLLRAERETVASILELKFYNVLVETLLELPDDLAPPPHAPHQPPHQPPHLQPLRTSPTAMASAGAGERADVCVQLCERVLAPRYSPQHATLLAQMARPGRSSSSSAESVSSPGASPLPARGVAWRVRTLYACLGESEGELSFEPNQIITNVSASGEPGWLRGTLNGKTGLVPENYVEPLP, from the exons ATGGGCGTGGGCCTGCAGCCGCTCGAGTTCACCGAGTGCCTCGCGGACAGCCCGCAGTTCCGGGAGAACCTGCAGAGGCACGAGAAGGAGTTGGAGCGCACCAGCCAACAGATCAAGCGCCTCATCAAAGAAGTCAAGGATGTGGTGCAGGCCGCCAAGC GGCTGGGCGCGGCGCAGCAGGCGCTGGCCACCAGCATGGAGCAGTTCGAGTTCGCGTGCATCGGCGCGTCCATGACGGAGGACGAGCGCGTCATCAGCCGCTCGCTGCACCACTTCGCCACGCTCATCCGCACCATCGAGGACGAGCGCGACCGCATG CTGGGGCGCGCACACGAGCAGATCATCCAGCCGCTCGAGCGCTTCCGCAAGGAGCACATCGGCGCCGTCAAGGAGGGCAAGAAGAAGTTCGACAAGAAGACTGCCAAGTTCTGCCAGAGCCAGGAGCGCACGCTCTCGCTCTCCACCAAGAAGCCGGAGGCCGTCTTCCAGGAG GCGGACGCGGCGATGGACATGGCGGAGCGCGACTTCTGCCAGGCGTCGCTGGAGTACGTGTTCCAGCTGCAGGCGGTGCAGGAGCGCAAGAAGTTCGAGCTGGTGGAGACGCTGCTGGGCTTCGTGTTCGGCTGGTGGACCTTCCACCACACCGCGCACGACGTGCACGCCGACGCCGAGCCGCGCGTCAAGGACTTGCAGCTGCGCATCCAGCGG ACGCGGACCAACTTCGAGGAGATGAGCAAGCAGACCGAGTCGCTCATGAAGAAGATGATGGAGGTGCGCCAGATG CACAAGGAGGAGCAGGCGGCCGACGAGCCGGGCGGAGCCGACTCGCGCGCCGGATACCTCTTCCTCATGGAGAAAA AGGCGTTCGGCACGACGACGTGGAGCAAGCAGTACTGCACGTACGAGAAGGCGTCGCGGCAGCTGTCGCTGACGCCGTACAACCAGATGAACGTGAAGACGTCGGGCGGCACGGAGGCGCTGGCGGTGTGCGGCGCGCGCGCCTGCGCCGAGCCCGTGGAGCGCCGCTTCTGCTGGGAGTGCGTGCCCGACGAGCGCGAGCGGCCCGCGCTGGTGCTGCAGGCGCTGGGCGAGCGCGACCGCGCCGCCTGGCTGGCGGCGCTGCGCGAGCcgggcgcccgcgccgcgccgcccgcgccgccgcccgcgcccgccgcgctgGACGACGCGGGCTTCGCCTTCGTGCGGCGCGTGCTGGCCGCCATCGAGGCGCGCGGCCTGGAGGAGCAGGGCCTGTACCGCGTGGCGGGCGTGGCCAGCAAGGTGGCGCGCCTCGTGGCCTGCGCCGCGCCCGGCCGCCGCCTGCCGCCGCTGGACGACCCGCTGCACTGGGAGACCAAGACGCTCACCTCGGCGCTCAAGAGCTACCTGCGCGCGCTGCCCGACCCGCTGCTCACGCGCGCGCTGCACGCGCAGTTCCTCGCCGTGGCCa AGTGCGAGAGGCGCGGGGAGCGGGCGGCGGGCGTGGCGGCGCTGGTGCGGGCGCTGCCGCCGCACAACCGGGAGATGCTGACGCTCGTGCTGCGACATCTGCGCAA GGTGGCGGCGCGCAGCGACAAGAACCTGATGTCTGCGTCGAACCTGGCGGTGTGCTTCGGGCCCACGCTGCTGCGCGCCGAGCGCGAGACCGTCGCCTCCATCCTCGAGCTCAAGTTCTACAACGTGCTCGTGGAGACGCTGCTGGAGCTGCCCGACGACCTGGCGCCGCCGCCCCACGCGCCCCACCAGCCGCCCCACCAGCCGCCCCACCTGCAGCCGCTCAG GACGTCGCCGACGGCGATGGCGAGTGCGGGCGCGGGCGAGCGCGCGGACGTGTGCGTGCAGCTGTGCGAGCGCGTGCTGGCGCCGCGCTACTCGCCGCAGCACGCGACGCTGCTGGCGCAGATGGCGCGGCCGGGCCGCTCCAGCAGCTCGTCGGCGGAGTCGGTGTCGTCGCCGGGCGCGTCGCCGCTGCCGGCGCGGGGCGTCGCCTGGCGCGTGCGCACGCTGTACGCGTGTCTGGGCGAGAGCGAGGGCGAGCTGTCCTTCGAGCCCAACCAGATCATCACGAACGTGTCGGCGTCGGGCGAGCCGGGCTGGCTGCGCGGCACGCTCAACGGCAAGACGGGGCTGGTGCCCGAGAACTACGTCGAGCCGCTGCCCTGA
- the LOC110380382 gene encoding LOW QUALITY PROTEIN: apoptosis-inducing factor 1, mitochondrial (The sequence of the model RefSeq protein was modified relative to this genomic sequence to represent the inferred CDS: inserted 1 base in 1 codon) — MLRVKAVSAIYIESQALELLSAARRDVYKLFRTSSLSTQAPSSQHPRRIKHYRTTVLTSSRGDSDGAPPGPRAPPPRSPPPPPPPPPPRRSWLLTATAVTVTASLGGVYFYRKLSEDNESQPAVQPEPSAASAASEPEPIPSSGEDIPRRVQFLLVGAGTASFAAMRAIRSARPDARVLLVGAEPELPYMRPPLSKELWREPDLATRAPHLDALSFRQWNGRRRSVAYEPPAFYTPVASLPDSAGGAAVARGWRVVRLDAVRHEAELRAPGREPVRVHYDKCLVATGVRARRTXARAAAAGRALALRGVRDAARLAQELERPGVRRVAVLGGGFLASELSAALAERLLADGREVLQLFRERAPLAGVLPPYLAQEAARRLREAGVALRPAAEVVAAAPDARGVALRLASGEELRADLVVECVGSEVDEELARASELETHPELGGLLVNAELQARTDVYAAGDVACFYDVVLGRRRVEHHDHAVVSGRLAGENMAGVAPPKHYTHQSMFWSDLGPQLGYEAIGIIDSRLPTVGVFSADAVTDTAAAAQLEAAAGEGGAVAGEAGALRPVAAASDAGGAAEADAAARRYERGVVFYLRERRVVGVLLWNLFNRMHVARQVLAQGEFDDLFEVAKLFSLHEDD; from the exons atGCTTAGAGTCAAAGCCGTATCTGCAATTTACATCGAGAGTCAAGCTCTCGAACTGCTCTCGGCGGCGAGAAGAGATGTGTACAAGCTGTTCC GCACCAGCTCGCTGAGCACGCAGGCTCCCTCCTCACAG caTCCAAGGAGAATTAAGCATTATAGAACG ACAGTACTGACGTCGTCGCGAGGCGACAGCGATGGCGCCCCCCCCGGCCCCCGCGCGCCGCCCCCGCGCTCTCCGCCcccgcccccgccgccgcccccACCGCGCCGCTCCTGGCTGCTCACGGCCACCGCCGTCACCGTCACGGCGTCGCTCGGCGGG GTCTACTTCTATAGAAAACTGAGCGAGGACAACGAGAGCCAGCCGGCAGTCCAGCCGGAGCCCagcgcggcgagcgcggcgtcAGAGCCCGAGCCCATCCCCAGCTCTGGCGAGGACATCCCGCGGCGCGTGCAGTTCCTGCTGGTGGGCGCGGGCACGGCCTCGTTCGCGGCCATGCGCGCCATCCGCTCGGCGCGGCCCGACGCGCGCGTGCTGCTGGTGGGCGCCGAGCCCGAGCTGCCCTACATGCGGCCGCCGCTCAGCAAGGAGCTGTGGCGCGAGCCCGACCTGGCTACGCGCGCGCCGCACCTGGACGCGCTCTCCTTCCGCCAGTGGAACGGGCGCCGCCGCTCCGTGGCCTACGAGCCGCCCGCCTTCTACACGCCCGTGGCCAGCCTGCCCGacagcgcgggcggcgcggccgtGGCGCGCGGCTGGCGCGTGGTGCGCCTGGACGCCGTGCGCCACGAGGCCGAGCTGCGCGCGCCGGGCCGCGAGCCCGTGCGCGTGCACTACGACAAGTGCCTCGTGGCCACCGGCGTGCGCGCGCGGCGAA CTGCGCGAGCGGCGGCCGCCGGGCGCGCGCTGGCGCTGCGCGGCGTGCGCGACGCGGCGCGGCTGGCGCAGGAGCTGGAGCGGCCCGGCGTGCGGCGCGTGGCCGTGCTGGGCGGCGGCTTCCTGGCGTCCGAGCTGAGCGCGGCGCTGGCCGAGCGCCTGCTGGCGGACGGGCGCGAGGTGCTGCAGCTGTTCCGCGAGCGCGCGCCGCTGGCGGGCGTGCTGCCGCCCTACCTGGCGCAGGAGGCGGCGCGGCGCCTGCGCGAGGCGGGCGTGGCGCTGCGCCCCGCCGCCGAGGTGGTGGCGGCGGCGCCCGACGCGCGCGGCGTGGCGCTGCGGCTGGCCTCGGGCGAGGAGCTGCGCGCGGACCTGGTGGTGGAGTGTGTGGGCAGCGAGGTGGACGAGGAGCTGGCGCGCGCGTCGGAGCTGGAGACGCACCCGGAGCTGGGCGGGCTGCTGGTGAACGCGGAGCTGCAGGCGCGCACCGACGTGTACGCGGCGGGCGACGTGGCCTGCTTCTACGACGTGGTGCTGGGGCGGCGGCGCGTGGAGCACCACGACCACGCCGTCGTGTCGGGCCGCCTGGCCGGCGAGAACATGGCCGGTGTCGCGCCGCCCAAGCACTACACGCACCAGAGCATGTTCTGGAGCGACCTCGGGCCGCAGCTCGGCTACGAG GCCATCGGCATCATCGACTCGCGACTCCCCACCGTGGGCGTGTTCTCCGCCGACGCGGTGACGGacacggcggcggcggcgcagctggaggcggcggcgggcgAGGGTGGCGCGGTGGCGGGCGAGGCGGGCGCGCTGCGGCCGGTGGCGGCGGCGTCGgacgcgggcggcgcggcggaggcggacgcggcggcgcggcgctacGAGCGCGGCGTGGTGTTCTACCTGCGCGAGCGGCGCGTGGTGGGCGTGCTGCTGTGGAACCTGTTCAACCGCATGCACGTGGCGCGTCAG GTGCTGGCGCAGGGCGAGTTCGACGACCTGTTCGAGGTGGCCAAGCTGTTCTCGCTGCACGAGGATGACTAA
- the LOC110380383 gene encoding rho GTPase-activating protein Graf isoform X2 → MWCRPPSLGRAHEQIIQPLERFRKEHIGAVKEGKKKFDKKTAKFCQSQERTLSLSTKKPEAVFQEADAAMDMAERDFCQASLEYVFQLQAVQERKKFELVETLLGFVFGWWTFHHTAHDVHADAEPRVKDLQLRIQRTRTNFEEMSKQTESLMKKMMEVRQMHKEEQAADEPGGADSRAGYLFLMEKKAFGTTTWSKQYCTYEKASRQLSLTPYNQMNVKTSGGTEALAVCGARACAEPVERRFCWECVPDERERPALVLQALGERDRAAWLAALREPGARAAPPAPPPAPAALDDAGFAFVRRVLAAIEARGLEEQGLYRVAGVASKVARLVACAAPGRRLPPLDDPLHWETKTLTSALKSYLRALPDPLLTRALHAQFLAVAKCERRGERAAGVAALVRALPPHNREMLTLVLRHLRKVAARSDKNLMSASNLAVCFGPTLLRAERETVASILELKFYNVLVETLLELPDDLAPPPHAPHQPPHQPPHLQPLRTSPTAMASAGAGERADVCVQLCERVLAPRYSPQHATLLAQMARPGRSSSSSAESVSSPGASPLPARGVAWRVRTLYACLGESEGELSFEPNQIITNVSASGEPGWLRGTLNGKTGLVPENYVEPLP, encoded by the exons ATGTGGTGCAGGCCGCCAAGC CTGGGGCGCGCACACGAGCAGATCATCCAGCCGCTCGAGCGCTTCCGCAAGGAGCACATCGGCGCCGTCAAGGAGGGCAAGAAGAAGTTCGACAAGAAGACTGCCAAGTTCTGCCAGAGCCAGGAGCGCACGCTCTCGCTCTCCACCAAGAAGCCGGAGGCCGTCTTCCAGGAG GCGGACGCGGCGATGGACATGGCGGAGCGCGACTTCTGCCAGGCGTCGCTGGAGTACGTGTTCCAGCTGCAGGCGGTGCAGGAGCGCAAGAAGTTCGAGCTGGTGGAGACGCTGCTGGGCTTCGTGTTCGGCTGGTGGACCTTCCACCACACCGCGCACGACGTGCACGCCGACGCCGAGCCGCGCGTCAAGGACTTGCAGCTGCGCATCCAGCGG ACGCGGACCAACTTCGAGGAGATGAGCAAGCAGACCGAGTCGCTCATGAAGAAGATGATGGAGGTGCGCCAGATG CACAAGGAGGAGCAGGCGGCCGACGAGCCGGGCGGAGCCGACTCGCGCGCCGGATACCTCTTCCTCATGGAGAAAA AGGCGTTCGGCACGACGACGTGGAGCAAGCAGTACTGCACGTACGAGAAGGCGTCGCGGCAGCTGTCGCTGACGCCGTACAACCAGATGAACGTGAAGACGTCGGGCGGCACGGAGGCGCTGGCGGTGTGCGGCGCGCGCGCCTGCGCCGAGCCCGTGGAGCGCCGCTTCTGCTGGGAGTGCGTGCCCGACGAGCGCGAGCGGCCCGCGCTGGTGCTGCAGGCGCTGGGCGAGCGCGACCGCGCCGCCTGGCTGGCGGCGCTGCGCGAGCcgggcgcccgcgccgcgccgcccgcgccgccgcccgcgcccgccgcgctgGACGACGCGGGCTTCGCCTTCGTGCGGCGCGTGCTGGCCGCCATCGAGGCGCGCGGCCTGGAGGAGCAGGGCCTGTACCGCGTGGCGGGCGTGGCCAGCAAGGTGGCGCGCCTCGTGGCCTGCGCCGCGCCCGGCCGCCGCCTGCCGCCGCTGGACGACCCGCTGCACTGGGAGACCAAGACGCTCACCTCGGCGCTCAAGAGCTACCTGCGCGCGCTGCCCGACCCGCTGCTCACGCGCGCGCTGCACGCGCAGTTCCTCGCCGTGGCCa AGTGCGAGAGGCGCGGGGAGCGGGCGGCGGGCGTGGCGGCGCTGGTGCGGGCGCTGCCGCCGCACAACCGGGAGATGCTGACGCTCGTGCTGCGACATCTGCGCAA GGTGGCGGCGCGCAGCGACAAGAACCTGATGTCTGCGTCGAACCTGGCGGTGTGCTTCGGGCCCACGCTGCTGCGCGCCGAGCGCGAGACCGTCGCCTCCATCCTCGAGCTCAAGTTCTACAACGTGCTCGTGGAGACGCTGCTGGAGCTGCCCGACGACCTGGCGCCGCCGCCCCACGCGCCCCACCAGCCGCCCCACCAGCCGCCCCACCTGCAGCCGCTCAG GACGTCGCCGACGGCGATGGCGAGTGCGGGCGCGGGCGAGCGCGCGGACGTGTGCGTGCAGCTGTGCGAGCGCGTGCTGGCGCCGCGCTACTCGCCGCAGCACGCGACGCTGCTGGCGCAGATGGCGCGGCCGGGCCGCTCCAGCAGCTCGTCGGCGGAGTCGGTGTCGTCGCCGGGCGCGTCGCCGCTGCCGGCGCGGGGCGTCGCCTGGCGCGTGCGCACGCTGTACGCGTGTCTGGGCGAGAGCGAGGGCGAGCTGTCCTTCGAGCCCAACCAGATCATCACGAACGTGTCGGCGTCGGGCGAGCCGGGCTGGCTGCGCGGCACGCTCAACGGCAAGACGGGGCTGGTGCCCGAGAACTACGTCGAGCCGCTGCCCTGA